The Collimonas sp. PA-H2 genome contains a region encoding:
- a CDS encoding carbohydrate ABC transporter permease — protein MSTPFAQAASAAVLARPSASKFKPVRLLQTPSVLLLLLWMIVPLAMTLYFSVIRYNLMMPDATGFVGLDNYAFLLSDPAFWPSILNTLVLIGSVLVISVVGGTLLAVLFDQPFFGRGIARLLVIGPFFVMPTVAALIWKNMILHPVYGLLAWAMRLVGLEPVDWLAEYPMLSVIMIVAWQWIPFAFLILLTALQSLDMEQKEAAQLDGAGPVRVFWYVVLPHLKRAITVVIMIETIFLLSIFAEIFTTTAGGPGTATTNLAYLVYSIGLQQFDIGIASAGGIIAVVLANIVSFFLVRMMAKNLKGANEK, from the coding sequence ATGTCAACTCCTTTCGCCCAGGCTGCCAGCGCGGCCGTGCTGGCGCGGCCCAGCGCCAGCAAGTTCAAGCCGGTACGGCTGCTGCAAACGCCTTCCGTGCTGTTGCTGCTGCTGTGGATGATCGTGCCGCTGGCGATGACGTTGTACTTCTCGGTCATCCGCTACAACCTGATGATGCCGGATGCTACCGGTTTCGTCGGCCTGGACAACTATGCCTTCCTGCTCAGCGATCCGGCATTCTGGCCGTCGATCCTCAATACGCTGGTGCTGATCGGTTCGGTGCTGGTCATCAGCGTGGTCGGCGGCACCTTGCTGGCGGTGCTATTCGACCAGCCCTTCTTCGGCCGCGGCATTGCTCGCCTGCTGGTGATCGGTCCCTTCTTCGTAATGCCCACCGTAGCCGCCCTGATCTGGAAAAACATGATCCTGCATCCGGTCTACGGCCTGCTGGCATGGGCTATGCGCCTGGTCGGCCTGGAACCGGTCGACTGGCTGGCTGAATACCCGATGCTGTCGGTGATCATGATCGTCGCCTGGCAATGGATTCCGTTTGCCTTCCTGATCCTGCTGACCGCACTGCAGTCGCTGGACATGGAACAGAAGGAAGCGGCGCAGCTGGACGGCGCCGGGCCGGTGCGGGTGTTCTGGTATGTGGTGCTGCCGCATCTCAAGCGCGCCATCACGGTCGTCATCATGATCGAAACCATTTTCCTGCTGTCGATCTTCGCCGAAATCTTCACCACTACCGCTGGCGGCCCCGGCACGGCGACCACCAACCTGGCTTATCTGGTGTATTCGATCGGCCTGCAGCAATTCGACATCGGCATCGCCTCGGCCGGCGGCATCATCGCCGTGGTGCTGGCTAACATAGTGTCGTTCTTCCTGGTACGGATGATGGCCAAGAACCTGAAAGGAGCGAACGAAAAATGA
- a CDS encoding carbohydrate ABC transporter permease, producing the protein MKAKNTNRLWLGVLAWACAIVLFFPIFWVAITAFKTEHQAYVPSLIFWPTLESFHEVLARSSYMNFVSNSLIVSLGSTVLALLIAVPAAYSMAFFPTAKTQKLLLWMLSTKMMPAVGVLIPIYLLAKNSGLLDTVTGLTIIYTLINLPIAVWMAFTYFNDVPKEILEAARIDGANAWQEMLYLLLPTSMPGLVSTALLLIILSWNEAFWSINLTSVSGAPLTVFIASYSNPEGLFWAKLSAASLLAIAPIMVLGWLAQKQLVRGLTFGAVK; encoded by the coding sequence ATGAAAGCTAAAAACACCAATCGCCTGTGGCTGGGCGTGCTGGCCTGGGCCTGCGCCATTGTCCTGTTCTTCCCCATCTTCTGGGTGGCGATCACCGCCTTCAAGACCGAGCACCAGGCTTATGTGCCTAGCCTGATTTTCTGGCCGACGCTGGAAAGCTTCCACGAAGTGCTGGCGCGCAGCAGCTACATGAACTTCGTCAGCAACTCGCTGATCGTCTCGCTCGGCTCCACCGTGCTGGCGCTGCTGATCGCGGTGCCGGCAGCCTACTCGATGGCCTTCTTCCCGACCGCCAAGACCCAGAAACTGCTGCTGTGGATGCTGTCGACCAAGATGATGCCTGCGGTCGGCGTGCTGATCCCGATCTACCTGCTGGCCAAGAACAGCGGCCTGCTCGACACCGTGACCGGCCTGACCATCATCTATACCCTGATCAACCTGCCGATCGCGGTGTGGATGGCGTTCACCTATTTCAACGACGTGCCCAAGGAAATCCTGGAAGCGGCACGCATAGACGGCGCCAACGCCTGGCAGGAAATGCTGTACCTGCTGCTGCCGACGTCCATGCCGGGACTGGTCTCGACCGCCCTGCTGCTGATCATCCTGTCCTGGAACGAAGCATTCTGGAGCATCAACCTGACCAGCGTCAGCGGCGCCCCGCTGACCGTCTTCATCGCTTCCTATTCGAATCCGGAAGGCTTGTTCTGGGCTAAGCTGTCGGCGGCATCCTTGTTGGCGATCGCGCCGATCATGGTGCTCGGCTGGCTGGCGCAAAAGCAGCTGGTGCGCGGCCTCACCTTTGGCGCGGTGAAATGA
- a CDS encoding HAD-IA family hydrolase, whose product MNQHITHLICDCDGVLLDSESIALAVLHRQLSSYLPRGVVQSNGQNELALELALHGAIAERLGMMTDQLLDELNAQFSLGLLAPDYSTINMAVSRACSEEVTAVPGVIEVLAAIPLPKAVASNSSLLRIDAGLRRCGLLELFDGHIHSGHDMGTPKPAPDVYLAAAAGFQVAPRHCIAIDDSVTGVRSAVAAGIRVFGFTGVAHDRGQAAARLLAAGAEQVFEDMQQLPGLLAA is encoded by the coding sequence ATGAACCAACATATCACTCACCTGATCTGCGACTGCGACGGCGTCCTGCTGGACAGTGAAAGCATCGCCCTCGCTGTCCTGCATCGGCAGCTGAGCAGCTACCTGCCGCGTGGCGTAGTGCAAAGCAACGGCCAGAACGAACTGGCGCTCGAGTTGGCGCTGCATGGCGCGATTGCGGAACGGCTGGGCATGATGACCGACCAACTGCTGGATGAACTCAACGCCCAGTTCAGCCTCGGCTTGCTGGCGCCCGACTACTCCACCATCAACATGGCTGTCAGCCGCGCCTGCAGCGAAGAAGTCACGGCGGTGCCGGGCGTGATCGAAGTGCTGGCGGCGATCCCCTTGCCCAAGGCCGTCGCCAGCAACAGCAGCCTGTTGCGCATAGACGCCGGCTTGCGGCGCTGCGGCTTGCTGGAACTGTTCGACGGCCATATCCACAGCGGCCACGACATGGGCACGCCCAAGCCGGCGCCGGATGTCTACCTGGCGGCCGCCGCCGGCTTCCAGGTCGCGCCACGGCATTGCATCGCCATCGACGACAGCGTCACCGGCGTCCGTTCCGCGGTCGCCGCCGGCATCCGCGTGTTCGGCTTTACCGGCGTTGCGCACGACCGCGGCCAGGCTGCCGCGCGCCTGCTGGCGGCGGGCGCCGAGCAGGTATTCGAGGACATGCAACAGCTGCCCGGCCTGCTGGCGGCTTAG
- a CDS encoding ABC transporter ATP-binding protein: MAGVKIRNLIKSYDDNEVMRDINLDIDDGEFVVFVGPSGCGKSTLLRMIAGLEDISSGDLFIGDTRMNDVPPAKRGIAMVFQSYALYPHMTLYDNMAFGLKIAGKSKAEIDAAVQKAAKTLHIDHLLDRKPKALSGGQRQRVAIGRAITREPSVFLFDEPLSNLDSALRVKMRLEFSRLHDQLKTTMIYVTHDQIEAMTLADKIVVLSAGRIEQIGSPQQLYHHPANRFVAGFIGSPKMNFIDGKVVAIGGNGVLVELASGGRQSVAVDGSSLQIGAAVSIGVRAEHLMLDAQTPMLKARFTVLEALGDFSYLYADSTASEEPLVLRVADTVSMQRGSEIGVSADPLRCHLFDQSGRALPRLDAAGGAAAADQGRAAAQVA, encoded by the coding sequence ATGGCAGGCGTAAAAATCAGGAACCTCATCAAGAGCTACGACGACAATGAAGTCATGCGCGACATCAACCTGGATATCGACGATGGCGAATTCGTGGTCTTCGTCGGCCCCAGCGGCTGCGGCAAATCCACCCTGCTGCGCATGATCGCCGGCCTGGAAGACATCAGCAGCGGCGACCTGTTCATCGGCGACACCCGCATGAACGACGTGCCGCCGGCCAAGCGCGGCATCGCCATGGTGTTCCAGTCCTATGCGCTGTACCCGCACATGACGCTGTACGACAACATGGCTTTCGGCCTGAAAATCGCCGGCAAGTCGAAAGCCGAGATCGACGCCGCCGTGCAGAAGGCGGCCAAGACCCTGCATATCGACCATCTGCTGGACCGCAAACCCAAGGCCCTGTCCGGCGGACAGCGCCAGCGCGTCGCCATCGGCCGCGCCATCACGCGCGAACCCAGCGTATTCCTGTTCGACGAACCGCTGTCCAACCTGGATTCGGCGCTGCGGGTCAAGATGCGCCTGGAATTTTCACGACTGCACGACCAGCTCAAGACCACCATGATCTATGTCACCCACGACCAGATCGAAGCCATGACCCTGGCCGACAAGATCGTGGTGCTGTCGGCCGGCCGCATCGAGCAGATCGGCTCGCCGCAGCAGCTTTACCATCATCCGGCCAACCGTTTCGTGGCCGGCTTCATCGGCTCGCCGAAGATGAATTTCATCGACGGCAAGGTAGTTGCCATCGGCGGCAACGGCGTGCTGGTGGAACTAGCCAGCGGCGGCCGCCAGTCGGTCGCGGTGGATGGCAGCAGCTTGCAGATCGGCGCCGCGGTCAGCATCGGCGTGCGCGCCGAACATTTGATGCTGGATGCGCAGACGCCGATGCTCAAGGCCAGATTCACGGTGCTGGAAGCGCTTGGCGATTTCTCCTATCTGTACGCCGATTCGACAGCATCCGAGGAACCGCTGGTGCTGCGCGTGGCCGATACCGTCAGCATGCAGCGCGGCAGCGAGATCGGCGTCTCGGCCGATCCGCTGCGCTGCCATCTGTTCGACCAGAGCGGCCGTGCCTTGCCCCGGCTGGATGCCGCTGGAGGCGCCGCAGCGGCGGACCAGGGCCGCGCAGCTGCCCAGGTGGCGTAA
- the dalD gene encoding D-arabinitol 4-dehydrogenase, which yields MQVTSSAANGSEQIWLHIGAGSFHRAHQAVYLHHLMESGDRSWSLALANIRDDMTPLLDALEQQDGAYTLETVTPGGVRSYEVIRSIKTIVPWDAALLELTAIGARSSTKVISFTVTEGGYYLDHQHRLDTANPDLAADLQGELNTIYGAMTAILRARAAANGGPVTLLNCDNLRHNGERFHDGLLQFLALRGETALQQWVKEHTRSPNSMVDRITPRPTDEVRARVAQACGEPDPCAIMAESFIQWVIEDDFAAGRPALEKVGVEMVKSVLPYEEAKIRILNATHSCVAWAGTLVGLTYIDQDCARPDIRKMAFDYVTQDVIPCLTPSPLNLESYRDTVLERFSNPNIQDSNQRVAADGFSKIPGFIVPTLQECLARGAVPHATLLLPALFFLFLQRWASGELPYAYQDGVFDATATRAMLASADPLRAYCADTALWGKLAGSAQLELPLREAVIRVQDWLAQQS from the coding sequence ATGCAAGTCACTTCCTCCGCTGCCAATGGATCCGAGCAGATCTGGCTGCACATAGGCGCAGGCTCTTTCCACCGCGCCCACCAGGCGGTCTATCTTCATCATCTGATGGAGAGCGGCGACCGCAGCTGGTCGCTGGCGCTGGCCAACATCCGCGACGACATGACGCCGCTATTGGATGCGCTGGAACAGCAGGACGGCGCCTATACGCTGGAAACCGTCACGCCCGGCGGCGTCCGCAGCTATGAAGTGATCCGCTCGATCAAGACCATCGTGCCGTGGGACGCCGCGCTGCTGGAACTGACCGCCATCGGCGCCCGCAGCAGCACCAAGGTGATTTCCTTCACCGTCACCGAAGGCGGCTACTATCTCGATCACCAGCATCGCCTCGACACCGCCAATCCCGATCTGGCCGCCGACCTGCAAGGCGAACTGAACACCATCTACGGCGCCATGACCGCCATCCTGCGCGCCCGCGCCGCGGCCAACGGCGGCCCGGTGACTCTGCTCAACTGCGACAACCTGCGCCATAACGGCGAACGCTTCCATGACGGCTTGCTGCAGTTTCTTGCACTGCGCGGCGAGACCGCCTTGCAGCAATGGGTAAAGGAACATACTCGCAGCCCCAATTCCATGGTCGACCGCATTACGCCGCGCCCTACCGACGAAGTGCGGGCGCGCGTGGCGCAGGCATGCGGCGAGCCCGATCCATGCGCGATCATGGCCGAATCGTTCATCCAGTGGGTGATCGAGGATGACTTTGCCGCCGGCCGTCCGGCGCTGGAAAAAGTCGGCGTCGAAATGGTGAAATCGGTGCTGCCCTATGAAGAAGCCAAGATCCGCATACTCAACGCCACCCACAGCTGCGTCGCCTGGGCCGGCACGCTGGTGGGGCTTACCTATATCGACCAGGATTGCGCGCGCCCGGATATCCGCAAAATGGCCTTCGACTATGTGACGCAAGACGTCATCCCCTGCCTGACGCCCAGTCCGCTCAATCTGGAAAGCTACCGCGATACCGTGCTGGAACGCTTCAGCAATCCGAATATCCAGGACAGCAACCAGCGCGTCGCCGCCGACGGCTTCTCCAAGATCCCTGGCTTCATCGTACCGACCTTGCAGGAATGCCTGGCGCGCGGCGCCGTACCGCATGCCACGCTGCTGCTGCCGGCGCTGTTCTTCCTGTTCCTGCAACGCTGGGCCAGCGGCGAGCTGCCCTACGCCTACCAGGACGGCGTGTTCGACGCCACCGCCACCCGCGCCATGCTGGCCAGCGCCGACCCTCTGCGCGCCTATTGCGCCGATACCGCCTTATGGGGCAAACTAGCTGGCAGCGCGCAGCTGGAATTACCGCTGCGCGAGGCAGTCATCCGGGTCCAGGATTGGCTGGCGCAACAAAGCTGA